In one window of Kitasatospora sp. MMS16-BH015 DNA:
- a CDS encoding restriction endonuclease, with product MAIDTVLIESPTMRAAVADRVEVLDKVRALVLLPDGMHVTTEGVAQYFEVEEKAVHSLVIDHRGELESNGYRVVTGAELASFKELGKSPSRARSLALFTRRTVLNLAMLMRDSEVARQVRCYLLDIERRTMFQPVDNPSGGVVDNPPFAPGSVDEAVARVSERVVRNVIHTSVTPLLNALIVEVGSNSRKLDAMGDRVDRLERIVLDDEEKEIARRRQRLLRALDDGAGH from the coding sequence ATGGCCATCGATACCGTCCTGATCGAGTCCCCGACGATGCGCGCGGCGGTCGCCGACCGCGTGGAGGTGCTCGACAAGGTCCGGGCGCTCGTGCTGCTGCCGGACGGCATGCACGTCACGACCGAGGGCGTCGCGCAGTACTTCGAGGTCGAGGAGAAGGCGGTCCACTCGCTGGTGATCGACCACCGGGGCGAGCTGGAGTCCAACGGCTACCGGGTGGTGACCGGGGCGGAGCTCGCCTCGTTCAAGGAGCTCGGCAAGTCGCCCTCGCGGGCGCGCTCGTTGGCGCTCTTCACCCGCCGTACGGTGCTGAACCTCGCGATGCTGATGCGGGACAGCGAGGTGGCCCGACAGGTGCGGTGCTACCTCCTGGACATCGAGCGGCGCACGATGTTCCAGCCTGTGGACAACCCCTCCGGAGGGGTTGTGGACAACCCGCCGTTCGCGCCGGGGAGCGTCGACGAGGCGGTTGCCCGGGTCTCGGAGCGGGTGGTGCGGAACGTCATCCACACCTCGGTCACGCCGTTGCTCAACGCGCTGATCGTGGAGGTCGGCAGCAACAGCCGGAAGCTGGACGCCATGGGCGACCGGGTCGACCGGCTGGAGCGGATCGTGTTGGACGACGAGGAGAAGGAGATCGCCCGGCGCCGCCAGCGGCTCCTCCGGGCCTTGGACGACGGCGCGGGACACTGA
- a CDS encoding glycosyltransferase family 87 protein, producing the protein MSAMTSSERDEAGVATMGPATVGPLPNTVVVPADEDPVAAAGSEVLGGPPGRRALLGVSWWVPARFLALAVIITSVLGMVQKVSCYDGGWFHGAAAQYTHACYSDIPHLFTGRGFADGLHPYLDKLPNPTPDMQYLEYPVLTGLFMQVAAWLTPGSGGGQDREQLFWLINAGMLMICAVVVVVALSRIHRRRPWDALLFALAPCLALDSTINWDLLAVALAAVAMAYWSGGRPGWSGVFIGLATAAKLYPVLLLGPLLVLCWRAGRWRAFGAAAGGAALAWLVVDLPIMMANWKGWATFYTFSQTRKEDYGSFWLILMQDRGAQLETLNTWIAGLLVLSCLAIGWLALAAPRRPRFAQLAFLVVAAFVLTNKVYSPQYVLWLIPLAALARPRWRDFLIWQACEALYFLGIWSYLAFVSDSKQHGIGQDWYHFAVVLHLVGTLYLCAMVVRDVLQPERDPVRWDGSDDPSGGVLDGAPDVFVLGTARRLQEEETYREYRLDDLDWAPAEAGADTEGRP; encoded by the coding sequence ATGTCCGCCATGACCTCGAGCGAGCGTGACGAAGCGGGCGTGGCCACGATGGGCCCGGCCACGGTGGGCCCGCTGCCCAACACCGTGGTCGTCCCGGCGGACGAGGACCCGGTCGCCGCGGCGGGCAGCGAGGTGCTCGGCGGCCCGCCCGGCCGGCGGGCCCTGCTCGGGGTCTCCTGGTGGGTGCCGGCCCGCTTCCTGGCGCTCGCGGTGATCATCACCTCGGTGCTCGGCATGGTGCAGAAGGTCTCCTGCTACGACGGCGGCTGGTTCCACGGGGCCGCCGCCCAGTACACCCACGCCTGCTACAGCGACATCCCGCACCTGTTCACCGGCCGCGGCTTCGCCGACGGCCTGCACCCGTACCTGGACAAGCTGCCGAACCCCACCCCGGACATGCAGTACCTGGAGTACCCGGTGCTGACCGGGCTCTTCATGCAGGTCGCGGCCTGGCTGACCCCGGGCTCCGGCGGCGGCCAGGACCGCGAGCAGCTGTTCTGGCTGATCAACGCCGGGATGCTGATGATCTGCGCGGTGGTGGTCGTGGTCGCGCTCTCCCGCATCCACCGCCGCCGCCCCTGGGACGCGCTGCTCTTCGCGCTGGCGCCCTGCCTGGCGCTGGACTCCACCATCAACTGGGACCTGCTCGCCGTGGCGCTGGCCGCGGTGGCGATGGCCTACTGGTCCGGCGGCCGCCCCGGCTGGTCCGGCGTGTTCATCGGCCTGGCCACCGCCGCCAAGCTCTACCCGGTGCTGCTGCTCGGCCCGCTGCTGGTGCTCTGCTGGCGGGCCGGCCGCTGGCGCGCCTTCGGCGCGGCGGCCGGGGGCGCGGCGCTGGCCTGGCTGGTGGTGGACCTGCCGATCATGATGGCCAACTGGAAGGGCTGGGCCACCTTCTACACCTTCAGCCAGACCCGCAAGGAGGACTACGGCTCCTTCTGGCTGATCCTGATGCAGGACCGGGGCGCCCAACTGGAGACGCTCAACACCTGGATCGCCGGCCTGCTGGTGCTCAGCTGCCTGGCCATCGGCTGGCTCGCGCTGGCCGCCCCGCGCCGCCCGCGCTTCGCCCAGCTGGCCTTCCTGGTGGTGGCCGCCTTCGTGCTCACCAACAAGGTCTACTCGCCGCAGTACGTGCTCTGGCTGATCCCGCTGGCCGCACTGGCCCGCCCGCGCTGGCGGGACTTCCTGATCTGGCAGGCCTGCGAGGCGCTCTACTTCCTCGGCATCTGGTCCTACCTGGCCTTCGTGAGCGACTCCAAGCAGCACGGCATCGGCCAGGACTGGTACCACTTCGCGGTGGTGCTGCACCTGGTCGGCACGCTCTACCTGTGCGCGATGGTGGTCCGCGACGTGCTCCAGCCCGAGCGTGACCCGGTGCGCTGGGACGGCAGTGACGACCCGTCGGGCGGCGTCCTCGACGGCGCGCCGGACGTGTTCGTGCTCGGCACCGCCCGGCGGCTGCAGGAGGAGGAGACGTACCGGGAGTACCGCCTGGACGACCTGGACTGGGCGCCGGCCGAGGCCGGCGCCGACACCGAGGGCCGGCCCTAG
- a CDS encoding transglycosylase domain-containing protein: MSEHRRRSSNPGGGEQPPGRRAPEGGRPYAYGTPPEGAPRYDRPAPGPGPRQAVHRETAQQPRLTRAEMRKQAAKGGGRGGAGNGGGNGGGGRGGRGPGGPGGAGAPSGPGKKRFIDYPRYGKRGVWRWMPSWKQVLSAFVIFFGSCVAAVGIAYANTTIPDVNALVHDQNNIYYWADNSEMTRQGSTNRQVVQLQDISPNARKAVIAAENESFETDSGIDPKGIARAVYNMATGGETQGGSTITQQYVKNAYLSQEQTLSRKVDELFITLKVNQNQSKDKILTGYLNTSWFGRGSTGIQAAAQSYYGVDAKNLDVCQSAMLAGLLKGAGLYDPSLNAANHQRMVDRWNWILGRMVITKAITPEEKAKCTTFPEPIPKRPSANMNGEISYLVDMANNYIESKDKTITDATLAHGGFQIYTTFDKGKVDALKKAVDDVKAEALDTNKRPKTDTFVQIGAASVVPNDGAIVAIYGGDGVENKHYTNNADGSGIPVGSTFKPFVLATAMQKGVLTKKGADGQPTPINASSLYLADDMAPIYKADGSPAIGDDGKPYHQRNDSPGDKGYVTLKQAMQYSYNVPFVQLGQDVGNDNVKAMAQSLGLTAGFAPTTSLTFPLGTSTPSAIRMASAYSVFAARGMQTDPYSVLKLVKDGVPKPGFEKPKAKQVIDQAVADNVTDVLQNVAKNGTGTKTNALGRPVAGKTGTTDAGTSAWWVGYTPQLTTSVGMWREEPGKPGLLSLDGTAGHTSVHGGDFPTDIFTRYMKVALDGQEKMDFPDPEPIGQAVNSSGAPSTDSPSPSASDSPSASATPSATPSSTPSPSSSRTGGRPSSSPTTSSSPTCLLGLCESSSPTAPSPTRTKPGGGGGQPSSSPSDSASPAAGGGGGGGGGGAGGGALSNNESASG; encoded by the coding sequence ATGAGCGAACACCGGCGCAGGTCGTCCAACCCGGGCGGCGGTGAGCAGCCTCCGGGCCGCCGCGCGCCCGAGGGCGGACGCCCCTATGCCTACGGCACCCCGCCGGAGGGTGCCCCGCGGTACGACCGGCCGGCCCCGGGACCGGGGCCGCGCCAGGCGGTGCACCGGGAGACGGCCCAGCAGCCCCGGCTGACCCGGGCGGAGATGCGCAAGCAGGCCGCCAAGGGCGGCGGCCGCGGCGGCGCCGGCAACGGCGGGGGCAACGGCGGCGGCGGTCGTGGTGGCCGGGGGCCGGGCGGCCCCGGTGGGGCCGGCGCCCCGAGCGGGCCCGGCAAGAAGCGCTTCATCGACTACCCCCGCTACGGCAAGCGCGGGGTCTGGCGCTGGATGCCCTCCTGGAAGCAGGTGCTCTCCGCCTTCGTGATCTTCTTCGGCAGCTGCGTGGCGGCCGTCGGCATCGCGTACGCGAACACCACGATCCCGGACGTCAACGCCCTGGTGCACGACCAGAACAACATCTACTACTGGGCCGACAACTCGGAGATGACCCGTCAGGGCTCGACCAACCGTCAGGTGGTCCAGCTCCAGGACATCAGCCCGAATGCGCGCAAGGCCGTCATCGCGGCCGAGAACGAGAGCTTCGAGACCGACTCCGGCATCGACCCCAAGGGCATCGCCCGCGCCGTCTACAACATGGCCACCGGTGGCGAGACCCAGGGTGGCTCGACCATCACCCAGCAGTACGTGAAGAACGCCTACCTGAGCCAGGAGCAGACCCTCTCCCGCAAGGTGGACGAGCTCTTCATCACGCTCAAGGTCAACCAGAACCAGAGCAAGGACAAGATCCTCACCGGCTACCTGAACACCAGCTGGTTCGGCCGTGGCTCCACCGGCATCCAGGCCGCCGCCCAGTCGTACTACGGCGTGGACGCGAAGAACCTGGACGTCTGCCAGAGCGCGATGCTGGCCGGTCTGCTCAAGGGCGCCGGCCTGTACGACCCCTCGCTGAACGCCGCGAACCACCAGCGCATGGTGGACCGGTGGAACTGGATCCTCGGCCGGATGGTGATCACCAAGGCGATCACCCCGGAGGAGAAGGCCAAGTGCACCACCTTCCCCGAGCCGATCCCGAAGCGCCCCTCGGCGAACATGAACGGCGAGATCAGCTACCTGGTCGACATGGCCAACAACTACATCGAGTCCAAGGACAAGACGATCACCGACGCCACCCTGGCGCACGGTGGCTTCCAGATCTACACCACCTTCGACAAGGGCAAGGTCGACGCCCTGAAGAAGGCGGTCGACGACGTCAAGGCCGAGGCCCTCGACACCAACAAGCGCCCCAAGACCGACACCTTCGTGCAGATCGGTGCCGCCTCGGTGGTGCCGAACGACGGCGCGATCGTGGCGATCTACGGCGGTGACGGGGTCGAGAACAAGCACTACACCAACAACGCCGACGGCTCGGGCATCCCGGTCGGTTCGACGTTCAAGCCCTTCGTGCTGGCCACCGCGATGCAGAAGGGCGTGCTGACCAAGAAGGGCGCCGACGGCCAGCCGACCCCGATCAACGCCAGCAGCCTCTACCTGGCCGACGACATGGCGCCGATCTACAAGGCCGACGGCTCGCCGGCCATCGGCGACGACGGCAAGCCGTACCACCAGCGCAACGACAGCCCGGGCGACAAGGGCTACGTGACGCTGAAGCAGGCCATGCAGTACTCGTACAACGTGCCGTTCGTGCAGCTCGGCCAGGACGTCGGCAACGACAATGTGAAGGCGATGGCCCAGTCGCTGGGCCTGACCGCCGGCTTCGCGCCGACCACCTCGCTGACCTTCCCGCTGGGCACCTCGACCCCGAGCGCGATCCGGATGGCCTCGGCCTACTCGGTGTTCGCCGCCCGCGGCATGCAGACCGACCCGTACTCGGTGCTCAAGCTGGTCAAGGACGGCGTGCCCAAGCCCGGCTTCGAGAAGCCGAAGGCCAAGCAGGTCATCGACCAGGCCGTCGCCGACAACGTCACCGACGTGCTGCAGAACGTGGCGAAGAACGGTACCGGTACCAAGACCAACGCGCTGGGCCGCCCGGTGGCGGGCAAGACCGGTACCACCGACGCCGGCACCTCGGCCTGGTGGGTGGGCTACACCCCGCAGCTGACCACCTCGGTCGGCATGTGGCGCGAGGAGCCGGGCAAGCCCGGTCTGCTCTCGCTGGACGGCACCGCCGGGCACACCTCGGTGCACGGTGGTGACTTCCCGACCGACATCTTCACCCGGTACATGAAGGTGGCGCTGGACGGTCAGGAGAAGATGGACTTCCCCGACCCGGAGCCGATCGGCCAGGCCGTCAACTCCTCGGGTGCGCCGTCCACCGACTCGCCCTCGCCCTCGGCCAGCGACTCGCCCTCGGCCAGCGCGACGCCGAGCGCCACCCCGAGCAGCACGCCGAGCCCGAGCAGCAGCCGCACCGGTGGCCGGCCGTCCAGCTCGCCGACCACCAGCAGCTCGCCGACCTGTCTGCTGGGGCTCTGCGAGTCCTCGAGCCCGACCGCTCCCTCGCCGACCCGCACCAAGCCGGGCGGTGGCGGCGGTCAGCCCTCCTCCTCGCCCAGCGACAGCGCCAGCCCGGCCGCCGGTGGCGGCGGTGGCGGTGGCGGCGGCGGTGCCGGTGGCGGGGCGCTCTCCAACAACGAGAGCGCCTCGGGCTGA
- a CDS encoding MFS transporter, with protein sequence MALTENSSPAAGDTQSPPSATLRGLLRGRDFRRLLTARVLSQLSDGVFQVSLASYVIFSPERQASPADIASMLAVLLLPFSVIGPFAGVLLDRWRRRQVLYLGNLARFGLGLATGGLLLARAPEWLFFGAALLVTALNRFILAGLSAALPRVVAADQLVTANSLSPTLGTVAAAAGGGIGFLVHLVLPPGRDADATLVTLAALLYLSASLAARRMAPDLLGPDVHTDHPPLGRAIRQAAHDLSAGVRHLTRDCRPAVHALAAVTVSRFCYGVLVVMVLMLSRYTFNDPANSTAGMATLGKTVAVSALGFFLAAVISPWCSRRLTVPGWLATCSALAALFVPALGLFFAPGPAILTALLLGIVTQGTKICADTLVQEAVEDEFRGRVFAIYDVLFNLAFVAAAGVTALVLPLNGRSAAVVVGVAVVYAATAALYWRAARRK encoded by the coding sequence GTGGCCCTCACGGAGAACAGCAGCCCCGCAGCCGGTGACACCCAGAGCCCGCCCAGCGCCACCCTCCGCGGGCTGCTGCGTGGCCGGGACTTCCGGCGCCTCCTGACGGCCCGGGTGCTGTCCCAACTCTCCGACGGGGTCTTCCAGGTCTCCCTGGCCTCCTACGTGATCTTCTCCCCCGAACGCCAGGCCAGCCCCGCCGACATCGCCTCGATGCTCGCGGTGCTGCTGCTGCCGTTCTCGGTGATCGGCCCGTTCGCCGGCGTCCTGCTCGACCGCTGGCGGCGCCGACAGGTGCTCTACCTCGGCAACCTCGCCCGGTTCGGCCTGGGCCTGGCCACCGGTGGGCTGCTGCTGGCGCGGGCCCCCGAGTGGCTGTTCTTCGGTGCGGCCCTGCTGGTCACCGCGCTCAACCGCTTCATCCTGGCCGGCCTCTCGGCCGCCCTCCCCCGGGTGGTCGCCGCGGATCAGCTGGTCACCGCCAACTCCCTCTCCCCCACCCTCGGCACCGTCGCCGCCGCGGCGGGCGGCGGGATAGGCTTCCTGGTCCACCTGGTGCTGCCGCCCGGCCGCGACGCCGACGCCACCCTGGTCACCCTGGCCGCCCTGCTCTACCTCTCCGCCTCCCTGGCCGCCCGCCGGATGGCCCCCGACCTGCTCGGCCCGGATGTCCACACCGACCACCCGCCCCTGGGCCGGGCCATCCGCCAGGCCGCCCACGACCTCTCGGCCGGCGTCCGCCACCTGACCCGCGACTGCCGCCCGGCGGTCCACGCACTGGCCGCCGTCACCGTCTCGCGCTTCTGCTACGGCGTCCTGGTGGTGATGGTCCTGATGCTCTCCCGCTACACCTTCAACGACCCCGCCAACAGCACCGCCGGCATGGCGACCCTCGGCAAGACCGTCGCCGTCTCCGCCCTCGGCTTCTTCCTCGCCGCCGTGATCAGCCCCTGGTGCAGCCGCCGCCTCACCGTCCCCGGCTGGCTCGCCACCTGCTCCGCCCTGGCCGCCCTCTTCGTCCCCGCCCTCGGTCTCTTCTTCGCCCCCGGCCCGGCCATCCTCACCGCCCTGCTGCTCGGCATCGTCACCCAGGGCACCAAGATCTGCGCCGACACGCTCGTGCAGGAGGCTGTGGAAGACGAATTCCGGGGGCGGGTCTTCGCGATCTACGACGTGCTCTTCAACCTGGCCTTCGTGGCGGCGGCGGGGGTGACGGCCCTGGTACTGCCACTGAACGGGCGCTCGGCGGCGGTGGTGGTGGGAGTAGCCGTGGTCTACGCGGCGACGGCGGCCCTGTACTGGCGAGCGGCCCGACGGAAGTGA
- a CDS encoding inositol-3-phosphate synthase produces the protein MGSVRVAIVGVGNCAASLVQGVEYYKDADPAGKVPGLMHVQFGDYHVRDVEFVAAFDVDAKKVGFDLADAIGNSENNTIKICDVPPTGVTVQRGHTLDGLGKYYLETIEQSDEAPVDVVQALKDAQVDVLVCYLPVGSEQAAKFYAQCAIDAKVAFVNALPVFIAGTKEWADKFTEAGVPIVGDDIKSQVGATITHRVMAKLFEDRGVILERTMQLNVGGNMDFKNMLERERLESKKISKTQAVTSQIRDRDMGAKNVHIGPSDYVAWLDDRKWAYVRLEGRAFGDVPLNLEYKLEVWDSPNSAGVIIDAVRAAKIAKDRGIGGPILSASSYFMKSPPVQYFDDEAKENVEKFIRGEVER, from the coding sequence ATGGGTTCGGTTCGCGTAGCCATCGTGGGCGTCGGTAACTGCGCCGCGTCGCTGGTGCAGGGTGTCGAGTACTACAAGGACGCCGACCCGGCCGGCAAGGTCCCCGGGCTGATGCACGTGCAGTTCGGCGACTACCACGTCCGTGACGTGGAGTTCGTCGCCGCGTTCGACGTCGACGCCAAGAAGGTCGGCTTCGACCTGGCCGACGCCATCGGCAACAGCGAGAACAACACCATCAAGATCTGCGACGTGCCGCCGACCGGCGTCACCGTGCAGCGTGGCCACACCCTCGACGGTCTGGGCAAGTACTACCTCGAGACCATCGAGCAGTCCGACGAGGCCCCGGTCGACGTCGTCCAGGCCCTCAAGGACGCCCAGGTCGACGTCCTGGTCTGCTACCTGCCGGTCGGCTCGGAGCAGGCTGCCAAGTTCTACGCCCAGTGCGCCATCGACGCCAAGGTCGCCTTCGTGAACGCCCTCCCGGTGTTCATCGCCGGCACCAAGGAGTGGGCCGACAAGTTCACCGAGGCCGGCGTGCCGATCGTCGGCGACGACATCAAGTCGCAGGTCGGCGCCACCATCACGCACCGCGTGATGGCGAAGCTCTTCGAGGACCGCGGTGTCATCCTCGAGCGCACCATGCAGCTGAACGTCGGCGGCAACATGGACTTCAAGAACATGCTCGAGCGCGAGCGCCTGGAGTCCAAGAAGATCTCCAAGACCCAGGCCGTCACCTCGCAGATCCGCGACCGTGACATGGGCGCCAAGAACGTCCACATCGGCCCGTCCGACTACGTCGCGTGGCTCGACGACCGCAAGTGGGCCTACGTCCGCCTCGAGGGCCGCGCCTTCGGCGACGTCCCGCTGAACCTCGAGTACAAGCTCGAGGTCTGGGACTCCCCGAACTCGGCCGGTGTCATCATCGACGCCGTCCGCGCCGCGAAGATCGCCAAGGACCGCGGCATCGGCGGCCCGATCCTCTCCGCGTCCTCGTACTTCATGAAGTCGCCGCCGGTGCAGTACTTCGACGACGAGGCCAAGGAGAACGTCGAGAAGTTCATCCGTGGCGAGGTCGAGCGCTGA
- a CDS encoding PadR family transcriptional regulator, which yields MSRRSGVLEFAVLGLLHDAPMHGYELRKRLNVLLGSFRAFSYGTLYPCLKSLVAQGFLVEDNPDVEYVPATALNGKRSKIVYRLSAEGKQRFEELLADSGPDAWEDEHFGVRFAFFGQTDRSVRMRVLEGRRSRLEERLERMRSSISRTRERFDDYTLELQRHGLESVEREVRWLNELIETERANRTGRGGTSAGDPSTSDGRGQEAGSADPPRPPHDRPGRSAMER from the coding sequence ATGAGCAGGCGCTCCGGAGTGCTGGAATTCGCCGTTCTCGGCCTGCTCCACGACGCCCCGATGCACGGGTACGAGCTCCGCAAGCGGCTCAACGTGCTGCTCGGGTCGTTCCGTGCCTTCTCGTACGGCACGCTCTACCCCTGCCTGAAGAGCCTGGTGGCCCAGGGTTTCCTGGTCGAGGACAACCCGGACGTCGAGTACGTCCCCGCCACCGCGCTCAACGGCAAGCGGTCGAAGATCGTCTACCGGCTCTCGGCCGAGGGCAAGCAGCGCTTCGAGGAGCTGCTCGCCGACTCCGGGCCGGACGCGTGGGAGGACGAGCACTTCGGTGTGCGCTTCGCCTTCTTCGGTCAGACCGACCGATCGGTGCGGATGCGCGTCCTGGAGGGCCGCCGCAGCCGGCTGGAGGAGCGGCTGGAGCGGATGCGCAGCTCCATCTCCCGCACCCGCGAGCGGTTCGACGACTACACGCTCGAGCTCCAGCGGCACGGCCTCGAATCGGTGGAGCGCGAAGTCCGCTGGTTGAACGAGCTGATCGAGACCGAGCGGGCCAATCGCACCGGTCGCGGCGGGACCTCCGCCGGCGACCCCAGTACTTCGGACGGCCGTGGCCAGGAGGCCGGGTCGGCAGACCCGCCCAGGCCACCGCACGACCGCCCGGGGCGCTCCGCCATGGAGCGCTGA
- a CDS encoding CCA tRNA nucleotidyltransferase, protein MSEAQALGLQELLRVSPVADEVARRFQDAGYRLALVGGSVRDALLGRLGNDLDFTTDARPEQVLKLVRGWADAVWDVGIAFGTVGARKDTADGSFLIEITTYRSEAYDRTSRKPEVTYGDTIEQDLVRRDFTVNAMAVDLPGRGFVDPHHGLDDLEARVLRTPATPEESFSDDPLRMMRAARFAAQLDFTPAPEVVAAMTAMADRITIVSAERVQAELNKLLLAAHPVKGLRLLVDTGLAEHVLPELPALQLEADEHHRHKDVYEHSLTVLEQAIDLEQDGPDLVLRLAALLHDIGKPRTRRFESDGRVSFHHHEVVGAKMTRKRMRELKYSKEMIDEVSKLVELHLRFHGYGGGEWTDSAVRRYVTDAGPLLERLHKLTRSDCTTRNKRKAAALSRTYDSLEVRIAELKEREELDAIRPALDGNEIMGLLDLKPGPMVGKAYKHMLELRLEHGPMEHEAAVAALREWWAAQQ, encoded by the coding sequence CTGAGCGAGGCCCAGGCCCTCGGCCTCCAGGAGCTGCTGCGGGTCTCCCCGGTCGCCGACGAGGTCGCCCGCCGCTTCCAGGACGCCGGCTACCGGCTGGCCCTGGTCGGCGGCTCGGTGCGCGACGCGCTGCTCGGCCGGCTCGGCAACGACCTCGACTTCACCACCGACGCCCGGCCGGAGCAGGTGCTCAAGCTCGTGCGTGGCTGGGCGGACGCGGTCTGGGACGTGGGCATCGCCTTCGGCACCGTCGGCGCCCGCAAGGACACTGCCGACGGCAGCTTCCTGATCGAGATCACCACCTACCGCTCCGAGGCGTACGACCGCACCTCGCGCAAGCCCGAGGTGACCTACGGCGACACCATCGAGCAGGACCTGGTCCGCCGCGACTTCACCGTCAACGCGATGGCCGTGGACCTGCCCGGACGAGGGTTCGTCGACCCGCACCACGGGCTGGACGACCTGGAGGCCCGGGTGCTGCGCACCCCCGCCACCCCCGAGGAGTCCTTCTCCGACGACCCGCTGCGGATGATGCGGGCCGCCCGCTTCGCCGCCCAGCTCGACTTCACCCCGGCCCCCGAGGTGGTCGCGGCGATGACCGCGATGGCCGACCGGATCACCATCGTCTCCGCCGAGCGGGTCCAGGCCGAGCTCAACAAGCTGCTGCTGGCCGCCCACCCGGTGAAGGGCCTGCGCCTGCTGGTCGACACCGGCCTCGCCGAGCACGTGCTGCCCGAGCTCCCGGCGCTGCAGCTCGAAGCCGACGAGCACCACCGCCACAAGGACGTCTACGAGCACTCACTGACCGTCCTCGAGCAGGCCATCGACCTGGAGCAGGACGGCCCGGACCTGGTGCTGCGGCTGGCTGCGCTGCTGCACGACATCGGCAAGCCGCGCACCCGCCGCTTCGAGTCCGACGGCCGGGTCTCCTTCCACCACCACGAGGTGGTCGGCGCGAAGATGACCCGCAAGCGGATGCGGGAGCTCAAGTACTCCAAGGAGATGATCGACGAGGTCTCCAAGCTGGTCGAGCTCCACCTGCGCTTCCACGGCTACGGCGGCGGCGAGTGGACGGATTCGGCGGTGCGGCGGTACGTCACGGACGCCGGCCCGCTGCTCGAGCGCCTCCACAAGCTGACCCGCTCCGACTGCACCACCCGCAACAAGCGGAAGGCAGCGGCGCTCTCGCGCACGTACGACTCGCTGGAGGTGCGGATCGCCGAGCTCAAGGAGAGGGAGGAGCTCGACGCGATCCGCCCGGCCCTGGACGGCAACGAGATCATGGGCCTGCTGGACCTGAAGCCGGGGCCGATGGTCGGCAAGGCGTACAAGCACATGCTGGAGCTCCGCCTGGAGCACGGGCCGATGGAGCACGAGGCGGCGGTCGCCGCCTTGCGCGAGTGGTGGGCGGCACAGCAGTAG